The following are encoded together in the Platichthys flesus chromosome 9, fPlaFle2.1, whole genome shotgun sequence genome:
- the spata18 gene encoding mitochondria-eating protein, which produces MADTLRRLTSTSSFSVLQDKLESWHKDYHVISCDQNLNRCCELIEITAKIQGQLFTILNLTAVEGGHYAGVDTLKTRLLPWLGACFSISKPSFSDDTSLQLIQDSVEKDRRIRELSASHDNDMQKMEAQLCSTRFQLVSVREELVNAHKDLDETKTRSATTLLATEDEILQLKADLRSAHEQVEIYKRKLEALDDNNRQIRLLRDEVSYLSTEKAVLQERLVRSRSPSPLPRLSRSSSPMRSESPTRAQLTNSSRHARHVSHFSDLYAVERLEAQSLLRHYISDLEMVQKIIFIAVVESFKTAKLAFRQFKQRVRKTLSHSHFGPESLEDAAVDYIVRNVDLYDVQDSVNGVINAMNVNPRISFPPEVDFGLISPLIREMCRVAFAMQTLDPTLDLAFASDGEFYSDIRYRRSYDSDFTAPLVMYHVWPALMDGNSVIVKGEAVTRRGAPWTRSQNQSRSASPVRSRSLSPTRSLAFNSRRSLSPDRLTASRL; this is translated from the exons ATGGCGGACACGTTGAGGAGACTGACCAGCACCTCCTCGTTCAGCGTCTTACAGGACAAGCTGGAGAGCTGGCACAAAGATTACCAT GTCATTTCCTGTGACCAGAATCTGAACAGATGTTGTGAGCTGATTGAAATAACTGCCAAGATCCAGGGCCAGCTGTTTACTATCCTCAACCTCACAGCTGTTGAGG GTGGACACTACGCTGGAGTGGACACTCTCAAAACACGCCTGCTGCCGTGGCTTGGTGCCTGCTTCTCGATATCGAAGCCCTCATTCTCTGATGACACCagtctgcagctcatccag GACTCAGTGGAAAAGGACAGGAGGATCAGGGAGCTCTCTGCCTCTCATGACAATGACATGCAGAAGATGGAGGCTCAGCTGTGCTCCACTCGCTTTCAGCTGGTCTCCGTCAGAGAAGA ACTGGTTAATGCGCACAAGGACCTGGATGAGACAAAGACCCGATCAGCAACTACTCTGCTGGCCACTGAAGATGAAATATTGCAACTGAAAGCAGA tttgCGATCCGCACACGAGCAGGTGGAGATTTACAAAAGGAAGCTGGAGGCTCTTGATGACAATAATCGTCAGATTCGCTTGCTGAGAGATGAAGTGTCCTACCTGAGCACGGAGAAGGCCGTGCTGCAGGAGAG gctGGTGAGAAGTCGTTCTCCGAGCCCTTTGCCCAGACTCAGCCGCTCCTCCAGCCCCATGAGGAGTGAGTCACCCACCAGAGCCCAGCTCACCAACTCCTCCCGCCACGCACGCCACGTGTCTCACTTTAGCGACCTGTATGCTGTGGAGCGCCTGGAGGCCCAGAGCCTGCTTCGACACTACATCTCTGATTTAGAGATGGTCCAGAAAATCATCTTCATTGCTGTAGTG GAATCCTTCAAGACAGCAAAACTAGCTTTCCGCCAGTTCAAGCAGCGTGTAAGAAAGACCCTGTCCCATTCCCACTTTGGACCAGAAAGTCTGGAAGACGCAGCCGTGGACTACATTGTCAGAAACGTGGACCTCTATGATGTACAGGACAGCGTCAAT GGTGTGATCAACGCCATGAATGTGAATCCACGCATTTCATTCCCGCCAGAAGTGGACTTTGGCCTCATTAGTCCATTGATCAGGGAGATGTGCAGGGTGGCCTTCGCCATGCAGACTCTGGACCCCACACTTGACTTGGCTTTCGCCAGCGATGGAGAATTTTACAGCGACATTAG gtaCCGCCGAAGCTATGACTCTGACTTCACTGCTCCTCTGGTGATGTACCACGTGTGGCCAGCCTTGATGGATGGAAACTCCGTCATTGTGAAGGGCGAGGCAGTGACCAGAAGAGGTGCTCCG tggaCTAGAAGCCAGAACCAGAGCAGGAGCGCCAGCCCTGTGCGCTCTCGCTCCCTCAGCCCAACTCGCAGTCTC GCATTTAACAGCAGAAGGAGCCTGTCACCCGATCGTCTTACAGCCAGCCGCCTGTGA
- the sgcb gene encoding beta-sarcoglycan, whose product MVAFIKGRRQERGRVNMASEQESSNGPVKKSMREKAIERRNINKEHNSNFKAGYVPIEEERLHKTGLRGRKGNMAICIIVLLFLLALINLIITLVIWTVIRIGPNGCDSMEFHESGLLRFKQKADMGIVHPLHKSTVGGRKDQDLVIVGNNNPVVFQQGTSKLSVEKDKTSVVSDVGITFTDPRTQTTYFSTDFENHEFHLPKGVKVLSVKKASTERITSSASADLNIKGDSKAIIRGNEGVNIMGRTVEFKVGGGIELRAENSIVLNGSVMFNTTRIPNSAGDVYFDQDMERYKLCMCADGTLFRVKVKYPNMGCQTSDNPCRKAH is encoded by the exons ATGGTAGCCTTCATCAAAGGAAGGAGA caggagagagggagagtcaaCATGGCGTCCGAGCAG GAGAGTTCCAACGGGCCGGTGAAGAAGTCCATGCGAGAAAAGGCCATAGAAAGACGTAACATCAACAAGGAACACAACAGTAACTTTAAAGCTGGCTATGTACCCATAGAAGAGGAGCGTCTTCATAAGACAGGGCTGAGAGGACGTAAGGGAAACATGGCCATTTGCatcatcgtcctcctcttcctcctcgcctTAATTAACCTCATT ATCACACTAGTCATATGGACTGTGATCCGTATTGGTCCGAATGGCTGCGACAGTATGGAGTTCCATGAGAGCGGCCTGCTGCGCTTCAAACAGAAGGCGGACATGGGCATCGTTCACCCGCTGCACAAGAGCACAGTAGGAGGCCGTAAGGACCAGGACCTGGTCATTGTCGGCAACAACAACCCG GTTGTGTTCCAGCAAGGCACTTCTAAGCTCAGTGTAGAAAAGGACAAGACCTCGGTCGTCAGTGATGTTGGAATAACGTTCACGGACCCTCGAACACAGACCACGTACTTCAGTACGGACTTTGAAAACCATGAGTTCCATTTGCCCAAAGGAGTCAAAGTCCTCAGCGTTAAAAAGGCGTCCACAGAAAGG ATCACCAGCAGCGCATCAGCTGACCTGAACATTAAAGGGGACAGCAAGGCCATCATCCGTGGTAATGAGGGGGTCAACATCATGGGCCGGACCGTAGAGTTCAAAGTGGGTGGAGGCATCGAGCTCAGAGCT GAGAACAGCATCGTCCTCAATGGATCAGTCATGTTCAATACCACACGCATCCCTAACTCAGCAGGAGATGTGTATTTCGATCAGGATATGGAGAGGTACaagctgtgcatgtgtgcggaCGGGACTCTGTTCCGCGTGAAGGTGAAGTATCCCAACATGGGGTGCCAGACGTCAGATAACCCATGTAGAAAAGCTCACTAG